A stretch of the Eretmochelys imbricata isolate rEreImb1 chromosome 15, rEreImb1.hap1, whole genome shotgun sequence genome encodes the following:
- the TCN2 gene encoding transcobalamin-2, giving the protein MEPRVLQLLLILHVLALPVQLCEIPRGNSALIKCLNMELLRLSQDLSEELNPSVYVALRLSADHSLKKEAQYLQRLKDVFQPSTSSSVAGGQQKQPNTGRLALYLLALRAACQDMDTLLGRQLVTQLKYHLHKEKEQIAFKGNGRPITSYYQYSLGVLALCVHGKKIDTHVIQKLLNAEKHNKFTHGVKLSMDTKAMAGLAFTCLEQANLYESRLVAAIKLAIQRVTGSILQAQTTKGTFGNIFSSPLAMQLLIAAGMSKKPECPKGMDALLGSLEQGHFQNPMIMSQLLPVLDGKSYLDIATMECRAEQDTLERDTRCPGSRTVILGTKMITVHLAVEHPPSPETLYNHSIQMPFGSSLLDLLRTAAEQGPGQFTFETQNTLHGPLLTAVMGVKASNGERRYWQLLQAPDTSLQKGISDYQPQDGESIILKFSPW; this is encoded by the exons AAATCCCCAGGGGAAATTCTGCTCTGATCAAATGCCTGAACATGGAGCTCTTGAGACTCAGCCAGGATCTATCAGAGGAGCTGAACCCCAGTGTGTATGTGGCCCTTCGTCTTTCTGCTGACCACAGCCTGAAGAAAGAAGCCCAGTACCTCCAGAGGCTGAAGGATGTCTTCCAGCCCAGCACCAGCAG CTCTGTAGCAGGTGGCCAGCAGAAGCAGCCCAACACGGGCCGCCTGGCTCTGTACCTCCTAGCACTGCGGGCTGCCTGCCAGGACATGGACACGCTCCTGGGGAGGCAGCTGGTGACCCAGCTGAAGTACCATCTGCACAAGGAGAAGGAGCAGATAG CTTTCAAAGGGAATGGCCGTCCCATCACCAGTTACTACCAGTACAGCCTGGGGGTCTTGGCCCTGTGTGTCCATGGCAAGAAGATTGACACCCATGTGATCCAGAAGCTCCTCAATGCTGAGAAGCACAACAAGTTCACGCATGGCGTCAAGCTCTCCATGG ACACGAAGGCCATGGCAGGCTTGGCCTTCACCTGCCTGGAGCAGGCCAACCTCTACGAGTCCAGGCTAGTGGCAGCAATCAAACTGGCTATCCAGAGAGTGACGGGCAGTATTCTCCAGGCTCAGACCACCAAGGGCACCTTTGGCAACATCTTCAGTAGCCCACTGGCCATGCAG CTCTTGATTGCCGCCGGGATGAGCAAGAAGCCAGAGTGTCCCAAAGGCATGGATGCCCTGCTGGGGAGCCTGGAACAGGGTCACTTCCAGAACCCCATGATCATGTCCCAGCTGCTGCCCGTGCTGGATGGCAAGAGCTACCTGGACATCGCCACCATGGAGTGCCGGGCAGAGCAAG ACACTTTGGAGCGAGACACCAGGTGCCCGGGATCCAGGACAGTAATTCTGGGGACCAAGATGATCACCGTTCACCTGGCTGTGGAGCACCCTCCGAGCCCTGAGACACTGTACAACCACTCCATCCAGATGCCCTTTGGGTCCTCCCTCCTGGACTTGCTGagaactgctgcagagcagggccctgggcagttCAC GTTTGAAACCCAGAACACCCTGCATGGGCCATTGTTAACTGCAGTGATGGGGGTGAAAGCCAGCAATGGAGAGCGGAGATACTGGCAGCTTCTCCAGGCCCCAGACACCAGTCTTCAGAAAG